The following proteins come from a genomic window of Salvia hispanica cultivar TCC Black 2014 chromosome 4, UniMelb_Shisp_WGS_1.0, whole genome shotgun sequence:
- the LOC125222184 gene encoding ras-related protein RABC1-like, with translation MESSSGAAPEFDYLFKLLMIGDSGVGKSSLLLSFTSDAFEELSPTIGVDFKVKHLTLGGKKLKLAIWDTAGQERFRTLTSSYYRGAQGVIMVYDVTRRDTFTNLSDIWAKEIDLYSTNQDCIKMLVGNKVDKDSERVVSKKEGIDFAREYGCLFIECSAKTRVNVEQCFEELVLKILDTPSLLAEGLAGNKKNIFKQKPPVSTDASSSCC, from the exons ATGGAATCATCCTCTGGGGCAGCGCCCGAATTTGATTATCTGTTCAAGCTGTTGATGATTGGAGATTCCGGGGTTGGAAAAAGTAGTCTTTTGCTGAGTTTCACATCTGATGCTTTCGAGGAGCTCTCTCCAACAATCG GAGTGGATTTTAAGGTAAAACACTTAACACTTGGAGGAAAGAAATTGAAGCTTGCAATCTGGGACACAG CTGGGCAGGAAAGATTTCGAACTTTGACTAGTTCCTACTACCGAGGTGCTCAAGGAGTCATCATGG TATATGATGTGACACGACGAGACACCTTTACGAATCTTTCTGATATTTGGGCTAAAGAAATTGATCTCTACTCCACAAATCAAGATTGCATCAAGATGCTAGTTGGCAACAAAGTAGATAAG GACAGTGAAAGGGTTGTCAGCAAAAAAGAAGGGATCGACTTTGCAAGGGAATATGGCTGCCTCTTCATTGAATGTAGTGCCAAAACTCGTGTCAACGTGGAGCAGTGTTTTGAGGAACTCGTCTTGAAG ATCTTGGATACGCCAAGTCTCTTGGCGGAGGGCTTAGCTGGTAATAAAAAGAACATTTTCAAGCAGAAGCCTCCCGTGTCTACAGATGCATCGAGCAGTTGCTGCTGA